The Triticum urartu cultivar G1812 chromosome 5, Tu2.1, whole genome shotgun sequence genome contains the following window.
AAAGTGGTATTTATAAAGTTGAAAAGGAGAGACTGAcacaaattattaatgaacttgATTTGAAAGAGGAGTCCACACCCTTCCTAATATGTCTGAGCGAGATATTAAGAATGAGGCTGAGAAGAAGTTACAAACCCTTGTGAGAGACGAGGAGATGAAATGGGTGCTTAGAGCAAAGGTTTCTAAGATCGTCCAAGGAGATCATAATAGATAGTTCTTCGACATGGTAGCCAATGGGAAGCATAGAAAGAAGAAGATAATTCAGCTCGAACAAGATGAGTGTACAATTGTAGGACATGAGAACCTAAAATTGTACATCTCTGAGTATTATAAGAAGCTTTTTGGAGCACCCGAAGAAAGTTTCGTAGCTCTAGATGAGAGTGCAATCACGGACATACCTCAACTTAACTTAGAAGAGAATGAGGTGTTGTCTGCCCTGTTCACTGAGAAATAGATGTTTGATGCAATAACGCAAATGAAGCATAATAAAACCCCTAGGCCGGATGGGTTTCCGGCGGAATTTTATCAGAAATGCTGGCATATCATAAAGGGAGATCTTATGCCTATGTTCCATGATTTGTTCGATGGTCACTTAAACTTGTTTCACCTCAATTTTGGAAAATTAATGCTATTACGAAAGAAGGTTTAGGCTATTCGTATTGAGCAATCCAGACTGATCTGTCTTTTCAATGTAAGCTTTAAGATTTTTACAAAGGATGCCACGAACAGGTTGACACGGATTGCCCATTCGGTTGTGCAACCAActcaaactgctttcatgccagGACGACACATCCTTGAAGGGGTTGTGATCCTACATGAAACGTTGCATGAAATCCATATGAAGGAACTAGATGGTGTGATCTTCAAAGTGGATTTTGAAAAAGACTATGATAAGGTCAAATGGCCCTTCTTATAGCAAGCTTTATGTATGAAGGGGCTCAGCGAATCTTGGAGATCTCAGGTGGATTCATTCATACAGAAAGGTAGTGTTGGAATAAAAGTCAATGGTGATACATGACATTATTTTCAGACACATAAGGGGTTACGACAGGGAGACTCCATGTCTCATGTGTTGTTTAACATTGTAGCGGATATGTTGGCAATACTTATTGGTCGGGCCAAAGAGAGTGGCCAAGTAGGAGGACTCGTCCCCCACCTTGTAGAGGGGGGTGTCTTCGTTCTACAATACGCGGATGATACTATTATATTCATGGAACATGATCTTGCAAAAGCTaggaatatgaagcttgtatTATGCCTTTTTGAGCAACTACATGGGCTCAAAATTAACTTCAATAAAAGTGAATTGTTTTTCTTTGGGCGAGCCAAAGAGGAACAAGATGACTATAGAAATTTGTTCGATTCTAAAATGGGACCCTTACCTTTTAGTTATCTAGGGATCCCAATTCATCATAGACGTTTAGCAAACAATGATTGGAAATGTATAGAAGATCGATTTGAAAAGAAACTGAGCTGGTGGAAGGGCAAGATAATGTCTTACGGAGGTCGGTTGGTTCTGATAAATTCAGTTTTGACGAGTCTGCCGATGTTCCTTCTATCTTTCTTTGAGGTGCCGGTAGGGGTATGGAAAAGACTTGACTTCTATAGATCCCGATTCTCTTCGCAAAgtgatgaggccaagaagaagTACATATTGGCTAGATGGGATATCATTTGTAGACCAAAAGATCAGGGTGGGTTAGGGATAAAAAATTTAGAAGTAAAGAATAGATGTCTTCTTAGCAAACTGCTATACAGACTATCTATTGAGACTGATGGTATGTGGGTACAAATCTTGCGGAATAAGAATCTACACTCTAAGACTTTGGCCCAGGTCACCGCTAGGCCAAGGCACCCACCCTTCTGGAAGGGATTAATGAGGATGAAAGTAACTTTCTTCCAATAGATGAAGTTCCTAGTTGGTAATGGGACCACTACTAGACTCTGGGAGGATACATGGCAAGGGGAGACGCCTTTGGCTTTGCAATATCCCTTCTTATATAATATTGTGCAACGTAAGGAGGATTATGTTGCCACAGTATTAAACTCGATACCGCTTAATATCCAATTTAGGAGATCCTTAGTTGGGGAACGTTGGAATGCTTGGCTGCACGTAGTCTGTAGGTTGATGAATGTTCACCTATATCCGATCAGGCATATACAATTCGCTGGAAGTTAACCACGAACGGAATCTTCTCAGTGAAATTCATGTATTCGGACCTAATTGATTCCGGGCCATTGTCGAGGTCTTTGCACATTTGGAATATAAAGATAACTTGGTGAAAAGTTATTAGATTGGTAACTCCAGGTGCAGTTTTTGTGATCAAAATGAAATGATTAAAGACCTCTTTCTTGAATGTCCTCTTGCAAAATTTTTATGGCGGTCAATTCATATAGCTTTTAACGTTCACACCCCACGGATCATAAACACGTTATTTAGGACGTGGCTTAATGAAATGAACATACATAGCTAAACATATTCGGATAGGAATATGTGCACTATTCTAGGCTATATAGAACACTAGGAATGATATGATTTTTAATGGGACAAAATTCACTAATTTTGTGTAGGTTATCTACAGAGTTACAACTTGCATCCGTATGTGGTTCTTACTCACACATGCGAACTTTAGGGAGCCTTTGGTTATTAGGTGCAACCGCTGGGAGACGGTCACACGGGCTATCTTTACCCGATTTAGGTGGCGAGCTAATAATAGGCTAGGTGTGTAGGCATCATAGCTTGTTTTTTATTGCCGGATGTGGCACTTTTCAGTTCTATATCGCTGGAGGTGACGCTTTtcagatttttttcttttctttcggcTACTGCTCCGTTTATGAGCTTTTTTGAACCTTAAGACTTTGTTATATTTTTATTTAATAATATGGCTGCATGCATCaattgatgcagaggccgggggtcatcctctttttaaaaaaaaagagGGCTCCCGAACATGCTTGGGCGCGCCCGGTCAATCCGCCACGTAGGACGCGGCCCCATCCCGGACCaccttttctctttctttctttattttttctttctctctcttcatcTCCACCTATCACATGCAACTGATCGGACATATGAGGAAGAAAGTAAAAATTGTGGCTGCGCGGATGGACAAACAGGGGCTCAAAATAGACACGCCCGGCCACTTCCGTAAACGTTTGAGGGAATCGAATTAGGGATACGTGGCTAAAGATGCTCTTACCAAGTCAGATAAGGAGTGCCACACTAGCACTCCCCTTGCTAGTTGCCTTTtcttgtactccctctgtcccataatataacaGCGTTTTTTATACTAGTTTAGTGTCAAAATGCTCTTATATcaaggacggagggagtagctctcaATTGACTTTACGGGCTACAAGAGTGCACGGTCCAATGTCGTTGAGCATCTTAACCGTGTGATGACGAGTTGATGGATAATGTCGGTGTGCAGAGCTTTGCGTACCATCGCTCTGAGGATAGCTGTGTTGGCGCCGAAACCTTGCCCTAGCTCACCCTCCCGTCACTCTCACTGTCTCTCGCCGGTTCAAAccaaaggaagaagaaggaagagatGGCACGGTGGACACAATGGTTTTTCCGGCGCACAAACGCCCGCTGCTCGAACAGCTTTTCCGAAGCTCAAACTCCACACCCCACGCCATTACAAGGATCACCGTGATCTTATACCCGGGCCAGCGTTGGGCCACGACCCCCACGCCAACACCCATTCCTGCGCATGGTCCAGCCCGCTGTGGACGCGCCCATGATGCGCTCGCACACTCATACGACAGGCAGAGTCCGCAATAAACCAGCGCGAGCACTCCGTCACCCCGTGTGGTGCACACTAATGCTTGCGCAACCGTGTCCTGGTGGACGTTATCGGCTCCTCCTAGAACGGATCCATCATCGATCTCATGTCAATCGACACTTGCGGGCTTGGACGAGAAAGAGTAAGGCATGGAAGACGGCGTGGCCTCGACTCCCATGAGCCATGTCGTGTCTCATGTCCTACTCTACCTTACCGGCGATGGGACCAACACTCTCGGGAGCGTTGCCGGCCGCCGGACATGGGCACGACGGAGCCGGACGAGCTCCGCTTAATATTAGGTTTACGTTGCATGTAATAGTGTGGATTGGAGGTATTCATTGTTGAATAGGTATTTGAGGCTTGATCGGTGCGACCGGCGTTTGAGAGGTCAGATTTGCAGTCCGGCTATAGAGTCTAGTATGATACCTTTCTCATCCGAGCGTGGACCGAGCGTGTAGTCCACGCTCGTAGTACCCATTTCCCGCTTCTCACGGTTATGAATCTTCAGAGCGCATGGCGCACGCGAGAGACTGCATTTTTGTCGCGTGGAAAATGGCCAGTCAGTCGTCGTCCGGAATAACGCGACTCCGCCCTTAAATACGAGGCACACCCCGCGTACAGGGCCGCTCACACAGCAGGCAAGCAGCACCGGCGCCCCCCATGGCCAACACTTCCTGGTCCAGTGGCCTGTGCGGCTGCTTCGACGACGTTGGCGGCTGTAAGAGCTCTCTCCTCCCGTTCTACTGGTCATGCTTTCGGTTCCCATGCGTGCCTCGTTGTGGTTTCTCAACTGTGATCGACGGCCGGGCTCATTACCACCTGTGCTGTGCTGCAGGTTGCCTGACCTTCTTCTGCCCCTGCGTCACCTTCGGGAGGATCGCCGCGATCGTCGACAAGGGAGACACATGTCAGTCCATTTGTCTTAATTAAACCCCCACGATCTGATGATTAGCAGTATTTTATGTTTCGGTATGCCTTTGTTAATTGCTGAATGACATGGTCTTGGTATTGATCCGGCAACGAACGATCTCAGCTTGCTGCCTGAGCGGGACCGGGTATCTGCTGCTCAACTGGTTTGCAGGGTTGGGCTGCCTCTACTCCTGCTACTACCGCTCCAAGCTGCGGGAACAGTATGGCCTCCAGGAGAAGCCCTGCCCCGACTGCTGCGTCCACATGTTCTGCGAGGCCTGCGCCCTCTGCCAGGAGTACCGCGAGCTCAAGAGCCGCGGCTTCGACATGAGCGCCGGTGAAGCAATCCATCCTGCTCTCTCTTTACGTATTTCACTTAGCCGGACCAGACTTTGACAAACAATTACAATATCATAACGTATAAGATTTGCGTTATACTATATCGCCGGAGTAAGTCATACAATATATTATAATTAATATGATGTAAGTACGAACAATTTATGTCACACAAGAAACATACTAATACAGGAATATTGAGGTGGTTTAGCAGTGACTCCCTCCTGTCACTATACGAGACACAACATGAATGTGACAAATACTTCATGATTTTTTTGAAGACACCAATCCTCTAATTATTTATTTGATAAAACGCTTGATTATGCACTAAATAGTACTTTCTCCGTCCGGGTTTTAAAATCTCCTTTGTATTTTCGACCAAACTTTGACAGTAGGATTTCACTAGCAGAAAATTATAATTATATGAcacaaaaattatatttttgaattcgtaTTCGCAAGAGAGTTTCTATAGTGATATTATTTTTTTTAGTACTACATATACTACGTACCTTCGCTCCAAAATATTGGAAGTTCTAGTTTCAGTTTCCCTTAATAAGATGTTATTTATGTTTGACCAAAAATATATAAAACATATTACTATCTAGAATAtcaaataaataaatatataAGCATTGGATTATTAGTGAATAAGCATTGGATGACGTCCTCCCACATCATTGTCCGTGGACTGATACCCACCGGTTCTCAGAAGGATATGATGGTCTATTTAAGGGTCATAGTTGGAGATTCCTGAAGAATGGACGTATGGCTCTCGGCCTCTATGGAGGCTTTTTTCcaaaaaattcaaaatttaaactttTCGGTTTCAAAAAGATCTGAAAACATTTGTGCATGTAAATAAGGATGTTATGTGTATGTGTGTAAAATTTCAGGATGAAATACATTGAATATATACGACCTTTACGAAAATGGCAAATTCATGGCCTGGGAGGATGAATAGTATCATGTGTTAAAAAGCCccagatttgtcttttttgcacaaCCCTCATTTCAACGTATTTTGCCCTGAAAATTTAAACACATGTGTGTTATCCCTTCATGTATATCTGTATTTTTTCAGACTTTTTTCAAATGTAAAAAATAAGAATTTGATGaaatttgaaatttgaatttaaaGGCCTCCTTGGAGATCGAGCTCCAAAGGCAATTTTCGGAGTTGCCCGTAACTAACTATAGAAACTAGCAACGTGCCAGCAGTTTTAGGATAATACAAAGTATTATAAAATACAGTGCCTCTCTAATGTAATGGAGGATTGGCGTCTTCAAAGAATTCATGAAGTATTTGTCACTTTCATGCTGTGTCTCGTATAGTGACAGGAGGGAGTCACTGCTAAAAATATTATAATTAATATGATGTAAGTACGAACAATTTATGTCACACAAAAAACATACTAATACAGGAATATTGAGGTGGTTTAGCAGTGACTCCCTCCTGTCACTATACGAGACACAACATGAAAGTGACAAATACTTCATGAATTCTTTGAAGACGCCAATCCTCGAATTATTTTCTTTGATAAAACGGTTGATTATGCACTAAACAGTACTTTCTCCGTCCGGGTTTTAAAATCTCCCTTGTATTTTCGACCAAACTTTGACAGTAGGATTTCACTAGCAGAAAATTATAATTATATGACATAAAAattatatttttgaattcgtaTTCGCAAGAGAGTTTCTATAGTGATATTATTTTTTAGTACTACATATACTACGTACCTTCGCTCCAAAATATTGGAAGTTCTAGTTTCAGTTTCCCTTAATAAGATGTTATTTATGTTTGACCAAAAATatactccctccagtccttttttctTTGCGTCTTAGAAAATTTTAGTTTTCCCGCAATGGTCTGCGCGTAGCTTTTTTTTGGCTGGTCTTTCTGACTGTGCCCCTGCCTTTTCTTATCCGACCGTACCACATGCGCGCATTAATTCCTATCCACCGTTCCACGAACCAATCTGCTAGCTCTCTTTTGCACAGAGAGAGAGGAGCCACATTAATGCAGAGAGAGAAGCCGTATGCATGCAGGGAAATGGAGAGAGGAGAACATGGGCGTGGGAATAATGCGTTGCTCTGGGCCAACTTCCCAATGTCCCTTCCCTAGCAATCCAGGGATAAAACCGTCCAAATTTTGCTGCCCTCTTCTCTCCTTGGTATGCGGGCTGGACGAAGAACTCAGagaaaaaaggactggagggagtatAAAACATATTACTATCTAGAATAtcaaataaataaatatataAGCATTGGATCATTAGTGAATAAGCATTGGATGACGTTCTCCCACATCATTGTCCGCGGACTGATACCCACCGGTTCTTGGACGGATATGATGGTCTATTTAAGGGTCATAGTTGGAGATTCCTGAAGAATGGACGTTTGGCTCTCGGCCTCTATGGAGGGTTTTTTTGAAAAATTTAAAATTCAAACTTTTCGgtttcaaaaaaatctgaaaacaTTTGTGCATGTAAATAAGGATGTTATGTGTATGTGTGTAAAATTTCAGGATGAAATACATGGTCTGGGAGGAGGAATAGTATCATTTGTTAAAAAGCCCCAGATTTGTCTTTTTTACACAGCCCTCATTTCAACGTATTTTGCCCTGAAAATTTAAACACATATGTGTTTTTTTCAGACTTTTTTGAAATGTAAAAAATAAGAATTTTGATGAAATTTGAATTTAATGGCCTCCTTGGAGACCGAGCTCCCAAGGCAATTTTCGGAGTTGCCCGTAACTAACTATAGAAAGTAGCAACGTGCCAGCAGTTTCAGGATAATACAAAGTATTATAAAATACAGTGCCTCTCTAATGTAATGGAGGGAGTACGTATCACCGGCACTGCCTGTTTTAATCAACTTTCGTGTCGGCTCTACAGGATGGCAGGAGAACGGCGCTGCGACCGCCGCGCCCCAGATGAACCCAGGGATGACTCGTTAGTGCGTCCGCATCTTCCGATCAGTCGACTACTGCATGCATATTAGTCGACTACTGCACGCAGTGCATGCCAGCTTCTACGCCGGTCCTGTCATCAGATTATGTTTATGATCGAGTGTATGTGTGTCCGCCTTCCACCATATGAGTTGTTTCCATAGATATTCGAATCGGTATAATTGTATCAATGCCTTCTTTATGTGCTATATGCGTGTTATTGAGCGTGTGGACTGTATAGACGTTTATATCCATGATCAATGTAACTTTCAACTTCTGCTTCGAGCTTTCTGCGAGTGCATGCGCCTTTCACTTTTACCTGCAATGTTTACACATTCTTAGTGGTGGAAAATGGAGTGAAaccaactgaactagtatcaaactAGGTCTGTCTAGTGCACATCTAGATATGTCCTTGTTAATAAACATTTAAGTGATTCGATCaaactacaaaaaaaatatgCTTGCACGAATCTTAGCGTAAAATCAATAACGTAGGACTTAGATATGCAATACTTAAAGCACAtttagatgtgctttagcaaaactgtatCAAATTTCTTTCCAGATCCTTGTTCTTTATGGAAGATGATATGGAAATCATGAAGAAGTATACAAGAGAAGATAGTATGAAAAAAGATACATAAAGGTACGGATACACAAACTAGTGTAAGCCTCAATGCGAAACCCCTTGAATATACTGTTTCACAAAACACTCACAAGCTCCAAATGAAATATGAGGGAAAATATTTGGAGCATCTCCAACATTGACCCACAAAATGGACACCACATCCGTCTGCGGACCCGAGGGAGGGGGCGGAGGGGCAGTCCGCGGACCCGTATGTGAGAGCCGGCCATCCAACGAACACTGTTTCAACAAACCGGACGAAATTCAAGCAAACTGGATGATATTCATACAAATTTACGTTTTGGACATATTCTAAAATAAAAAACTATACTAGATTAGGGTAAAATTAGTCTATAGCTGGCCGTGGTGGATCTTCACTTCCACGACATGTCTTTCCTATGTCCAGCAACCCGCTCATCGAGCTACCATGAGCCCCAGACGGATATGCTTTAGTGGAAAGGGCAAGAGTAGCCTTAGCTCCCCCCATATCTCACCTATATCCGCTAAGCCGCTCATCGGAGTGTCACCGAAGGGATATGCTTTAGCCGGAGGGGAAGCGTGGCCTCCACTTCCATGAAGCACGTATTAGGGTTGCTTTTTGGGTCGGGGGACGACGGTGGCTATAAAGCGGGCAAGGCACCGGTTGTGCGCACCCACGACACGACGACGGTGTCCTTTGTGGGAcccaggcggcggcggccttCCAGGATCTATTTTCCCTCGTTGTCGGTGATTTTGCATTTTCCTTCCATGGTTATACGAGCTTTTCAATTCTCATATCTTTGCAAATTGCGCCGTGATTTTGCACTTACAAGATTGCCTAGGTATACCCTTCAGAATGCTGTTCGAGGTAAAAACACATTTTGTTTCTGCCGCTGTTGTATTTTTTTCGCATTTTTTTGACAAAAAAGCAGCTAGAGCTGATTTTCATTGATGAAGAAGAAACATAGAGTAGCTGGTGGTTACATAGACAGGGTTAGGCACCGGCGACCAACTTATACAGACCAGCTTTGACACACTCAAGGCGGATCAAAAAACTTGGACATTGGCTTTAGCCCAGCGTGCAGCCAACACCGTGCCTCATCTAGGATTCTGGAGTGGACCATGCGACCAGGTGGGTCTATCTAACTTTGGCAGTGAGGCCACCTGCCTTCGAAAGCGATCTCGGAGACGCCCGGTTGCCTGCATATGGAGGTCCCAGAGAGCTCGCCGTCTTCTCCCAAACCCAAGCCGAGAATGTGCAGTTTGCGATGAGGTGGACGGCCGTTTCCGGGGTCTGCTGGCAGAGGGGGCACAAGGGGTCGTGCGGTATCGCACGAGATCGCAACTGCTATGCTATTTTGGGTGGGTCCTAGCTATGGGCTGTTCCTCGGTTtgtaagtactccctccgttcctaaataatTGTCTTTCTACACATTTCAAATGGCTACCACATaaggatgtatgtagacatattttagagtgtagattcactcatcttgctctgtatgtagtcacttattgaaatatctagaaagacaaatatttagaaatgGAGGGAATAGCTTTGTAACTGTTGTAGCCTTCAGCTGCTTCCATTTCCATCACACACTCAAAGTATGCGAGGACAGCGGGTGGCCGAGGGCGGCCGACGACTGTCTCTGGTCTCGTCTGGGAAAGGTATGGGCGGATGTTGCGGTCGTAGTACCCTCCTCTCCTAGGGGAACTGTGATGGTGAGTTTTCCGACGGCGATGAGGGGTTGGTGCGTGTCACGGCAGGCATCTGTTAGAATTTTCATGTATAAtgtcttgacgaggtggcgccgtGTATGCCAGTAATGGTTTTGGCCTCTGCCTCTGGGTGGGCTTAGCTCGAATGCCTTCCCGCCTAGCGTCCCGCTTAGCTCTGACGAGGTTGCTGATGTGGGTTTGCTACCTTCCCGCCTAGGTCCGACAGTCGCATGGAATCATGTTCGCTTTGATCTTACCCGGGTGGTGTGATAAGCCTGGCACGCTAGCGCTCCCCTTGCTAGTGGTCTTTCCTTGCGGCTATCAGTCGACTGTACGGGCTACAAGAGTGCATGGTACAATGTCGTTGAGCATCTTGGCCGTGTGATGGCGAGTTGATGGATCGTTAATGTCGGTGTGTGGAGCTCCGGGAACCATCTCtctgaggatagctggctggtcAACTTTGGCCGTCCAGTTATCTTATAGGCTAAATATAGATGGCCTATGCCAGGTTCGTCTCAATGAGAGACAAAGCCTGTTCGCGGCGGCCGGCAATGTTTCGTCTCAATGTTTCCTACCTCGGCCGTCGTCTTCTTCGACTATACCTGCAGCAGGATGTCCTCGGCAAGCATCCCAAGCAGGTACGCCCTCTCCGTCTTGTCCTTCTTTGCGTCAACCGCCGCGGCGTCCGCCAGAGCCACCGCGTCCCAGAGGCCCTGCGCCGCCTGCGTCCTTGATTGCCCACATGCCGTAGTTCTCATCGGTGAACATCGAGCACTGCAGGGACAGCGAGCTCCCCGCGCCGCCTGCGTCCGGGACGATCGACATTGCCGGCGAGCTCCTCGGAACCCTAGCTCTTATGCCAATTGTTGGCGACGAAACCTTTCCCTAGCTCAACCTCCCATCGCTCTCACTCTCTCTTGTTGGCTCAAAccaaaggaggaagaaggaagagagggcACGGCCGACACAGTGGTTTTTTCGGCGCACGAACGCCCGCTGCTCGAACAGCTTTTCCAGAGCTCAAGCTCCACACCCCGTGCCATTACAACAATCACCGCGGTGATTTTATACCTGGGCCAGCGCTAGGCCACGACCCCACGCCTCCACCCATGCCTGTGCATGGTTCGGTCCCGCTCTGGACGCACTCCCACACGCGCACGACGCACCGAGCCCACAACAAACCAGTGTGAGCACTCCGCCCGATTCGCCAACGGCATGAACCTGGTTCGGTGCGCCGCATGCACACACGCGCGCACCCTTACACTACACACGCCCGCCCGCCATGGTGATTGCCACGTGCAGCGCGCACACGCGCACTAGTCGCCGTGGCCAGCGTTGCTTATTCATGACAAGCTGGCTGGTCAACTTTGCCGTCTAGCGGTCTTTTTTGTTGAGTACTCGACATCGTCCATCCTGATTCGACATCGACCACGGCGTCCCACGCACGGCTACATCAACCACGGCTACACCACCCTACGCTCTCGGCTACCTCGACAaacggcacaaagggctaccgccttgTTTGAGCAAACTCGTCGGTTTCCACTCTAGGCACGACTTCCGCGATGCATCGACAGTTACGGGACTGTGGGGAGGGGGTGGTCCGCCGGCTTACCTTCGGATTATTCTTCAGTTTCACCATCTGCGTCGTTATCGTTGTAACTGCGGGAAATGTTGAGTATCGTGATTATTAGGAAAGCTAGGATCTAGGATAGCGTAGGATATTATTCTACCTTACCTTGTGCTCCAAGATGATCATatactcatatatatatatatatatatatatatgcctatgaggctcaagcaatacaacaagTTATTCCATCATACTACACCAAATCCCTCTCTTCCTTCTAACATTGTCGGTTAAagatagatggcccatgttgGGTTGGTCTCAATGACAGACACTGCCTGTTTGCGGCGGCCGACTACGTTTGGTCTCTTCGACGGCAAAAGGGCAGTAAAAACTGGTTCATGCCGATTCGTAACAGTGTGATATTTGTGGCCGTTGATGAGGCATCCAAGGCACGGGAAACGAATCTTGTGTTTGGAGGCTTTTAGTTGGTCCAAAAGGCGGCGTGTACTAGTGTCGTACCTTTGTGTCGCATCTCATCGTATGCTGCATTAAATATAGTGGACATTTCGACAGGTGCCTAGGTTGCTGAGACGCAGAAATCTGATTGTTAAGATAGTGGTGTGCAGTGGTGCGACTTGCACGTCCATCGATCGGCTGCAGTGGTAGATGTACGTACACGTCTGGTCGGATGCGTGGGCTGCTAGACTGGGTTATCGAGTGCGCCTTATGTAGGGTTTGCACGTCATTGAGTGTTATGCCGAGCGAGTGTTCATATCCTATGTGTTTTTTTCATGTGTTTTTGAGAATATGTTTTCCATTAATAATGCAGTGTGGTGTGTGCATGTATATGCGTGTGTATATTGATTTTTGCTATGTTCCATGTAGATGACGAAGCCAGATTTGTTAGAGGGGATCTCTCCCGTGGAAAAGGAATGAGTCTGCCAACATACCAAGGCCATACAGTGGGCAGAGCGGTTGAGGAAGGTGATGTCCTCTTGGATGCATGTTGTTCACGATGCTCGGGATGAGCTCTTGGAGGGTCAGCTCGACGCGATGTAGAAGGCACAAGAGAGGTAACTCAATTGGCTTGGGAGTTGGGATGTGCTTCCTGGCGGAGTAAACCACCGAGGTGATCAACGAGATGCAGGCAGATGGATCAAGGCCAATACCCAGCGAGATTGTGGTGCTTCACTGGACTAGCTCTTCTGGAGGCGGATCTTTGATCCCGGAGAGGGCACGGCGCTGGCCTTTCCTATGCGAGCCCACTCCAATATTAGGTTCGCTGGAGACATGCTCGGTATTTCCACTTCTTTGCCGCCGATCAAGGACCGAGCGACTGTCGTCAGGCTCCGAGTCTAAATGTTGCATCGTGTGATGATAACAAACACCAATGTGATGTTGTAGCTGAATTGCAGTTTCGTTATATGTTTGTGTTCTTGTCCTTTTGTTGTGCCTTTCATGGAGATGTTCAACTGCTGCTCCTCGTTAACTTCTACTTTTCTAGCAGGATGTTGGGGTGCCTGTC
Protein-coding sequences here:
- the LOC125506617 gene encoding cell number regulator 2-like — encoded protein: MTTLGGELGEALGKADVGSKARRSKATPVTPRVPNARAKAKLGELTSMESAKLRLADKNLEVTVRLFLWFVLGKKRRPCWRLRLLMGTNRSSAPAFRGRSHSRQAAPAPPMANTSWSSGLCGCFDDVGGCCLTFFCPCVTFGRIAAIVDKGDTSCCLSGTGYLLLNWFAGLGCLYSCYYRSKLREQYGLQEKPCPDCCVHMFCEACALCQEYRELKSRGFDMSAGWQENGAATAAPQMNPGMTR